Genomic window (Aquimarina sp. BL5):
TTTTCAAGAAGATTATGTTTTTGTGGATGGAAAAAAATCAAATATAACTTGGGAAGCAATCGTGGCTCAGGCTATGGCGGAACGAATTGCTTTATCAGAAAACGCACATTATGCAACACCCGTCATTCATTTTGATAAAACAAAAGAAAAAGGACATCCCTTTGCATACCACGTATATGGAACTGCAATTACATTAGTTACGGTGGATTGTGTGAGAGGAACCTATGAAATAGACGCTGTGAAAATTGTTCATGACTTCGGAGAAAGTATGAATTTTGGTGTAGATATAGGCCAAGTAGAAGGCGCACTCGCGCAAGGAATTGGTTGGATGACTATGGAGGAAATCTCTTATAATAACGATGGGCGATTACTATCGAATGCGTTATCGACTTACAAAGTGCCGGACATATTTTCTACCCCCAAAACAATAGAAACTATAGCTGTAGAAACTGATGGAAACGATATGGCGATCCATAAATCTAAAGCGGTAGGCGAACCTCCATTAATGTATGGAATTGGTACGTACTTTGCCATTCAGCAAGCCGTAAAAGCATTCAATGAAAATTATAAATTAAAGTTTGATTCGCCGTTTACACCAGAAAAGGTATTAATGGGATTGTACGAAAAGTAACGACCTTGAGCAAAACCATAAAACTTCAATACACCAAAGCTAATATTCTTAGAGGAGCTATTATTTATAGTTCTGGAGATTTGATCGCTTCACTACTATTAGGAGAATTTTCTATGTATCGACTTGTAGGTATGATCGTATTGGGAGCTACACTGTATGCTTTAGAAATTCCAAATTATTTTGCCTGGATAGAGGTTAAAACAAAGGATATAACGGGAACAAAAAAAACACTCGTTAAAACAGGATTGGCAATACTGTATTTTAATCCTCTATGGATCGCTCGTCATTTGTTGTTTATTAAACTTTTCTCAGGAAATTTTAATCAAATCGACTTAAATTTGCTGAAAATAGCATGGGTGTCGTTTTTGGTCAATATCCCAATATCGTTTATAGCTAATTATTTAATTCAAAATAAAGTAAACTTAAGTTGGCGATTTTTGGCTAGTGCTATCTTCTCTGCATTGATGGCTATTTATTATGCAATGAGTGAAGTGATTTTTAATTAGAAGCGGTTACATTTTTTAATAAAACGTATGGAATTCTGGCAACATCTTTTATCAAAATTACAAGATACCCAAAACGTATACTTACTAACGGTTATAGAAAATATTGGGAGCTCTCCTGGGAGAAGGGGATTTAAAATGCTGGTTGCTGAAGACGGTTTTATTTTTGGCTCTATAGGAGGAGGCGTTATGGAATTTTCATTAGTAGAAGAGGCGAAAAAATTACTACAAACTGGTGATCTCAAAATATTCCTAAAAAAGCAAGTTCACCAAGGTCACAAACAAAATGGCTCTGGAATGATTTGCTCTGGAGAACAAACGGTGGTCTTCCACCCATTAAACATAGCACACGTTCCTGTGGTTGAAGCTATTTTAGATTGTTTGCGAAACAATGGAAAAGGCACGTTTGTCGTAACACCTACTTCGATCAATTTTTCTAAAGACCAACTAGCTAATGCATTCGAATATAAGATAGCATCATCTTTAGATTGGTTTTTTAAAGAACATATAGGGTATAGAAGTACATTATATATTGTTGGTGGAGGACACTTGAGTGTCGCAGTTTCTGAGTTGTTTGTTACTCTTGGGTTTTATGTGGTGGTTTTTGATAATCGAGAACAGCTAAATACACTCGAATTAAACACAAGCGCGCACCAGAAGTTAATATTAGATTTCAATGAGATAGCGAATTATATTCCTGAGGGTCCAGACAATTATGTAGCTATTATGACTAACAGATACACTGATGATAAATTAGTACTTAGTAAACTTATTAGAAAAAACTTTGCATACATAGGTGTGCTTGGGAGTACAGCAAAACTAAAAACAATGTGGGAGGTTTTACAAAAAGAAGGTATTACAATCTCTCAATTGAACGAGATTCACGCACCTATAGGACTTGCTATAAAAAGTCAAACCCCAAATGAAATTGCAGTAAGCATTGCTGCTCAGGTTATTAAAATAAAAAATGTGAACCAATAATATATTTTGTTTCTTAACCTAAAAAAGATACATTTCCATCCGATTTTAATTCGTGGTTGAGGACACAGACTAAAACATTAAATTATAAAGAAATGACAGAAGAGGATAAGAAATTTATGAGACGTGCGATTGAGCTAGCAGAAAATGGTATGGATTCTAATACAGGAGGTCCGTTTGGAGCGGTGATTGTAAAAAATGGAAAAATAATAGCAGAAGGATGTAATAAGGTTACCTCTCAGAATGATCCTACTGCGCATGCAGAAGTAGATGCCATTCGTACAGCTTGCAAAAAATTAAATACTTTTCAGTTAGAAGATTGTATCATTTATACTTCTTGTGAACCATGTCCTATGTGTTTAGGAGCTATCTATTGGGCTAGACCTAAAAAAGTGTTTTATGGCTGTACCCGAGAAGATGCTGCAGATATCGAATTTGATGATCAATTAATTTATGATGAGATTGCGGTGGGCATTGATAATAGACAAATAGAGTTTACCAACGTGCTGCGTGATGAAGCGTTAAAAGTTTTTCAAAAATGGGACTCGAAAACTGATAGAACCGAATATTAGTCAACTACCCCGAGGCAAGCCTCGGAGTATTAAACCTTTGGGGGTGCCAATAAAATTCTAAAAATTAACTCAAGGAATCGTGTAAGAAATATTTTTAAAGCCGACAGATTTGTGGTTAGGGATCTTACCATATGAGACACTGACAAGAGTGTTTGGTAACACTTAAAAAAAACTAATTAATGTATATTGAAAGCCTATCAAAAGGTGGAAGTTATGGGAGTAAATAAAATGCTAAATTATATTAAAGATGTATTAGAAAATATGCCAACTAATTGGTTAAATCTGACTACGCATCGACTAGATATTTATGATGAAAAACTGGCAAAAACTCAGTTCTTAGAACAGTTTGAATCCTTATTTAATAACAATAATTCTGAAACATCATCACTAGCCGAATTACCAACGGCTTATGATTATATTCGATTAGGTCACCCATTATCTTGTGTCCTAGAATGGGGAATCGCTAATTTAAACAGTTTAAAACCAGAAAATGTAATCAGTTTTTCTTCAAAGACAATTCCTATTCTGGCAATTCTAAGAAAAAACGTATTTGATAATAAACACACCCAAATTATTTATACAAATGAATTACCTCGTTTTTTTGATGCGGAAGTATTAAAGAATGTATATGGTTATGAGTTTGATTTAAAACATATTGAGGATGTTTCAGCCATTCCTAATTTTAATGGCAGTACTATTTTAATTTCTGAAGAAGATGAAATTAACACTATTGGTCTTATTCCAAATGTTGACTTTTTTATAAGTATGTATCCTAACTTAGGAAGTGTTTTATTAATAAATGGAGAACAAAATCAAAGTTACATTTCAGAAATTCAGCATGTAAGAAGAAGAGAGACCATCGCTATGACACCGGCTAATTGTCTTATTGCATTACAGGCACTAACAAAGAATTCTTCTTTTGATAGTAAGAAAAGTAATGTAGAGACAAACAAAACAAGTGTTCTAGATTCAATTTTATCAATTACCGGAACAAACACAAAACCACTAGTTGGTTCTAGCGGCTTATCTATTCAGTATGCGATTATGATGGGGTTAGTTCATGATGCACAGGAAAAACATAATGGAAAGGCTATCAAATTTGTTGTTCCACCAAATTGTTATGGAGGAACAAATGATCAAGCAAGACGAGTTGCTGCTTGTATTGATAATGTAGAGGTGATGGACTTACCAGTGGATGGTGATAATGATATGGTGCAAAGTATAGATGTCGTTTTAGATAAAATTGCTAAGGAAGATGCTATCCCTTATATAATTGCCGAAATCCCTACGAATCCTAGAGTAGAAGTTCCTGATCTAATACAATTGAAAGAGACTTTAAGTAAAGTACGTAAAACTGCAGCTGGTGAAATTGCTGTCGATCCCGTTTTTATTTTGGATCAAACGTTTTGCCCAAACGTGCTCTTTTTGGGGGAAGGTGAAATACTCTCTACGGTTCGCGCTATTTCGTACGCTAGTGGATCAAAATTTCCAAGTGGAGGACAATGTACAGCTGGCTATGTGGTGGGGAATAAAAAAGCAGAAGCTTTAATGGAAAAAATAGAATTCCATCTTAATCTTTGTGATAATGAAGCAACAGCACTACAATATGAGATATTGGCAAAACAGCTGCCTTCAATGAATCAAAGAATTATTGATGCGTACCACAATACCCGTGAGTTTGTGAATTTTATTAATGATACTTTACCAGAGGCAAAAATTAATTTTGTTTCGGAGGAATTGGCAGAGCAAGGGTTTACTCCATCTGTGTTTTCATTAGATCTACCAACCAAAGGTAAGACCGACGAAGAAAAAGAATCTTACAAAAGAGCATTGAATCATAAATTAATCAATTTAATGATTACAGAAATCCCCAATGAAAGTAAATACTGTGTGAGCTATGGGCAGTTAAAGGGATGTTATTGGACAATACCAGCGACATCTACCCAAGGAACAACTAAAGAGGGTGACAAGGATTATATCGCTCGTGTCGCACTTTCACCTGACATGGATCTAGAACTTCATAAAAAAGTTTTTTTAGATTTTGTAGAAAAAATTTGATTATGCTGAGGTGATGAGAACCAGTTAAATCAATTGTTGAACTTTTTACAACTGTTTTTTCAGGTTTCTACTTTTTAGATTTAAGATGACTTATAATGAAACATCTAATATTATTGTTAATCATTTGTCCTTTGAATTTATTGGGAAGTAAATTCAAAGGACAAATGATATAAGATCGATCTAATCCGAAACTTGTTTACAAGATGTAAGTTTAACTATTTTCGTATTGCATATCCACAAGAAGAAGGTAATTCTTTTAGAAAATTCATTACCAATTTAAAACTGAATCTAAAATGTGTTTTTAAAAATATCATAGCGTTCTCTTTAGTATATAACGCTTGATTGTAAGTGATACCCTACCGTTTTCTTATTTCGACTAAATCGAATTGACGATTTCTATTTCGGAATATTTAAGGAAAAATAGCATTCTATAGATTATAAATGACAATCTTTCATAGATTCATAATAGCTGCGGTACTCATTATAGCTTACTTTTTTTCTGCCTTTTTCCAAGACAATAGTATCGTTATTAGAGAATTCTGAAAAAGGAACTGTTTTTTTAGGAAACCCTTCGATAACTATTTCAAAATAACTATCTGGAGTAATTTTATCAGTATCAATTTCTATACTGAACTTTCCATCATAATCTGAAAAAGCATATGCACAAGAAGCATCAGATAATTGTAATCTTACAACGGCAATGGGTACAATAGATCCATCTGGTTTATGAATGTTACCTTCTATTGTTTGTATTTCGGTTGCGCTAACAGGAGTTATAGAAGTTAAGTCAGTGCTGGTATCTTCTCCCTCTATTTTGGTATTTCCAGAAAGATCTTCGATCGTCCAATCATCTAGTTTTTCTCCTTTTTTATATGCTCCTTTTACAATAACACCAGATGCATCTTGACGCCAATAATCACCGTGTTTCTTTCCATTCTTGTAGTTAACCTTTTCTTTAGAACCTCCTTTCGTAATATACCATAAACCTTCTTTTTTCCCTTTTTCATAATTTCCTTCTTCAGTAAAAGTAAAGCCATTGTCAGAATTATAATAATAACCATTTCTTTGATCATCTTCATAATTCTCTATTGTTGATAGATCTAAAGATCCTTTTTTTCTAAAAATTTGGAAATGCAACCATTCTCCATGCTTTTTACCTTTTCTATATTCAATTTTATGAATACTGATGAGTTTTTTATCCTTAAATTCTCTTACATAATATTTACCATTAAGCTCATTTTCTTGATTGATATCAATGAGCTCATTATAATCATCAATAGTAAGTTGTATATACCCTCCTTCAATAGGAGATTGTCCTTTCATTACCAAAGAAAAAAGTAATGATAGGATTAATATAATTGGAGTGTTTTTCATGATTTTAATAGCTTGCATTTGTGTGATTTTTTTCCCTCGGTAATGAATAAAGTTAGGTTATTTTTATTGTTTTTCAAATAGTTGTAATCAACTCACAATCTATTTACTTAGTATAGGTATATCAAAGACAGTACCATTTTGTTACCTTCTCCTATTTTACTTGTTAGTAGAAAATTGTAGAGGTATTATTTCAAACTTTTCGTTTGGAAAATCGAATATGTTGATTTTTATACAGAAGAAGTAAATTGTAATGTATTAAAAGATCAACGGTATTCCCATAACCAATATAAAATTATTATTCGTAGCTTTACGAATAACGAAGACATGCTTAATTCTTAAAACTCAGGTTTGGCATCATCTTTGCAAATCAATAAATAATTAATTTAAATTTTAACAATGAACAAAGGAACAGTAAAATTCTTCAATGACGCCAAAGGATTTGGATTCATAACGGAAG
Coding sequences:
- a CDS encoding XdhC family protein translates to MEFWQHLLSKLQDTQNVYLLTVIENIGSSPGRRGFKMLVAEDGFIFGSIGGGVMEFSLVEEAKKLLQTGDLKIFLKKQVHQGHKQNGSGMICSGEQTVVFHPLNIAHVPVVEAILDCLRNNGKGTFVVTPTSINFSKDQLANAFEYKIASSLDWFFKEHIGYRSTLYIVGGGHLSVAVSELFVTLGFYVVVFDNREQLNTLELNTSAHQKLILDFNEIANYIPEGPDNYVAIMTNRYTDDKLVLSKLIRKNFAYIGVLGSTAKLKTMWEVLQKEGITISQLNEIHAPIGLAIKSQTPNEIAVSIAAQVIKIKNVNQ
- a CDS encoding nucleoside deaminase, with the protein product MTEEDKKFMRRAIELAENGMDSNTGGPFGAVIVKNGKIIAEGCNKVTSQNDPTAHAEVDAIRTACKKLNTFQLEDCIIYTSCEPCPMCLGAIYWARPKKVFYGCTREDAADIEFDDQLIYDEIAVGIDNRQIEFTNVLRDEALKVFQKWDSKTDRTEY
- a CDS encoding PLP-dependent transferase produces the protein MGVNKMLNYIKDVLENMPTNWLNLTTHRLDIYDEKLAKTQFLEQFESLFNNNNSETSSLAELPTAYDYIRLGHPLSCVLEWGIANLNSLKPENVISFSSKTIPILAILRKNVFDNKHTQIIYTNELPRFFDAEVLKNVYGYEFDLKHIEDVSAIPNFNGSTILISEEDEINTIGLIPNVDFFISMYPNLGSVLLINGEQNQSYISEIQHVRRRETIAMTPANCLIALQALTKNSSFDSKKSNVETNKTSVLDSILSITGTNTKPLVGSSGLSIQYAIMMGLVHDAQEKHNGKAIKFVVPPNCYGGTNDQARRVAACIDNVEVMDLPVDGDNDMVQSIDVVLDKIAKEDAIPYIIAEIPTNPRVEVPDLIQLKETLSKVRKTAAGEIAVDPVFILDQTFCPNVLFLGEGEILSTVRAISYASGSKFPSGGQCTAGYVVGNKKAEALMEKIEFHLNLCDNEATALQYEILAKQLPSMNQRIIDAYHNTREFVNFINDTLPEAKINFVSEELAEQGFTPSVFSLDLPTKGKTDEEKESYKRALNHKLINLMITEIPNESKYCVSYGQLKGCYWTIPATSTQGTTKEGDKDYIARVALSPDMDLELHKKVFLDFVEKI